ATCATCATCCAGGCCGACGGGGCGGGGGCCTACGAAGGCAACCTCGACGGCGTCGCCGGCACCTTGCTCGACAGCACGTGCAGCGACTGCGGATACACCTGGGGCGGCGCCTGGACCGCCGACGCCGGAGCCCAGATCATCGAGGGTTACGACCTGCAGATCGACGGCAAGTTCGACCTGCTCGAGGCCGTCCCGTCCGAGACCGACAGCTGGGGTGGCGTGAAGTCCACCTTCCAGCGGTGAACCCACGGCGAAACGATCCGACGCAACGAGAGGAGATGATGATCGTGCGCAACAAGACATGGATCGCGATTCTCGCCGTGGCCGTCCTCCTGGGACCCACCGCGAGCTCCGCGCAGCAGTTGTTCGATTTCGACGGGCAGGCCAATCTGCCCACCTCCGTCGGGGGTACGCTGAGCATGGTGGCCGTCGTGCTCGACGGCTCCCCGGCCCTCGAGACCCCGCTCCCGCTCGACTTCGCGAACTTCGAGTACACCATCGTGGTCGACGGGGTGATCCTCGACTCGGAGTCCGGAGGCGACCAGTTCTACTCGGGCGGCACCATCACGCTGTACGAGGACGACGCCACGCCGGCCGACTACGCGAACCCGGCCACCTTCTCCGACGGCACGGCGCTGCTCAGCGGCTCCTTCACGGTGCTCAACCGCACGACGCTGCTGTCGTTGGTGCAGGCCAACGGCTCGGTCGACTGGACCGGTGGGAGCCGGATCGGCGATCTGGCCCCGGCCGATCGCACGGACTGGGGATTCTTCGTGTCCGTGTCGGCAGCCGAGGCCATGGCCGGATACGACGAGAACTGGGACGGCAAGGTCGAGCCCCGCGAGCCCGTGGTGTCGACGGAGCTGCAGTCCTTCGGAGGGCTGAAGGCCGCCTGGTGATCTCCGCCACTACCGCGCCCACCGGCGGCCGATGACCGCTACGGCCGCCGGACGTCCCTGGCAGCCGGCCCCGTCGAGGGCCGGCTGCATTTTTTTCGCATTCGGGTGCATCAGATCCGCCCGCCGCCCCACCTCTCCCCGGAACCACCGGGCGAGCCGCCGCCTCGAGTTCGATCCGACCCGACCTCGGGCCGGTGCGGACGCCCGGACTCCGTGTCACCGGATCGGTGTGTGCTCGGCGCGATCGTTCACACCGACCGCTCGGGATTCCTGGGGACAGGGCGCGAGATCCCGGAGTGGTCGTGCGTGGTGTGTCCGTTCAGTGCGGGGCCCACCCGGTCCGGTGGCCAATCCTCTGGCCGGCCCCCGACGGCCACGGTGCACCGCCACCGACGACGATGCCCGGAGCCGTACGGCCCCGGGCGTTCTCGTGCTTCGGATGTCCGGCGTCCCGATCAGAACCCGTAGCGGATCCGCGCGTAGACGTTGTCGTTGTCGTCGTTCATGCCGAACAGGGTGCGCTGGTCCTCCCCGGTGAACCAGTTGGTGCCGACGGTCAGCGTGAGCGAGTCGCTGTAGTCGTAGTCGACCGAGGCCCGCAGGTAGCTGTCCTCGTCGCTCGGGCTGTAGAACCCGAAGAATCCCAGCGTGAGCGTCTGGTACATGAACTGCTGGCGAAGCCGCAGCGTGAGCAGCGTCCGGTTCTCCTCCTTGAGGAAGAGCGCGTACTCGGCGTCGGCGCGGTCCATGCCGCCGGCCACGAACTGGTCGACCGCCGCCGCCCGGGCGTCGACGGCCGCGTCGTGGTCCTGCATGCCCTCCCAGTAGAACTGCATGCCGCCGGTGAAGTCCGACCACCACTGCCGCTCGAAGCCAACCATGGCGCGGTACTCCGAGTTCGGGACGAACGGATCGTCGCCGTCGGAGTCGTCGCTCGAGTCGTAGTAGCCACCCTCGGCCCAGGCCACACCCCCGAAGAGAGGGCCGCGAGCGCTGGCGCCGAGGGAGTTCAGCTCCGGATGATAGAATTCAGACAGTTCGCCCTGCGTCGTGGCCGGACGAAAGCCCTGCGGACCCTTCCAGAATCCAGTGTAGCCGTAGAGTGCGTAGTTCCAGCTACCCACGTAGCGATTCAGCCGCACCGCTGCCTCACCGTTCCCGAACTCCTCGTCGGGAGTCACGAAGCGGCCCTGTGCCGGTGCGAAGAAGGTCAGTCGCTCGCCCACCGGCAACACGTCGGGTGCGAACTGCGGCGTCAGCACCAGGTCGACGTTGAACGGCAGCACACTGAACAGCTTCAACCGGAGCACGTCACTGGGAGACTTCAGATACTCGTCGTCGCGCCCGACGAAGAAGCTCACGTAGTCCTTGGGGAACAGATCGTTGATGAAGAGCAGGTCGCCCGTGCCCCAGGTGGTGGGCTGCCGTCCGGCGCGGACCTCCAGGTTGTTGTCGAAGGCGTTGAACTTCACGTAACCCTCGCGAACGATCACCTCGGTCTCGTCCTGACGGACCTCGTCGGCAAGGATGTCCACGCGGAAGTGTGCCTCGCCGACGTCTCCGTAGAGATCGCTCTTCAGCTGCAGGCGGAGCTCCCGCATGATGTAGTCGGGCAGGTTCCCTCCCGCCGGACTCGGCACGTCGCCGTCGACGACGTTGGCGCCCGTCGCGTACTCCACGAATCCGTAGAGCTCGGCCTGACCGTGGGCCGGCGCGGCCGGGCCGAGGAAGAGCGCGACGGTGGCCACCGCGATGGTGATGGTCTTCATGGTCGATCCTTCTCGGTTCGCTGTCTCGGAGCGTGGTCGGAGGAGGCGGAGCCCCGTCGCGCACGGGGCCCCACGGTGAACGGCGGGAACGGGGGTCCGGGAACTACTGGATGTACTTGCGCGGCGGGCTCTTCAGATAGCGCTCGCTGAAGATGTCCTCTTCCACGCCCGTGTCGTAGTCGATCTCGCTGAACTCGATCACGGTCGAGTTGTCCTTCCGCGGGGTGGTCATGGTACGCACGGTCGCGGTCGCGTAGCCGTCGGCGACCTCGATCTCGCCCACCTCGAACACCTTCAACAGCTCGCCGCGACGATCGTAGTACTCCTCGCGGACCACGAGCATCGACTCCTTGTCGATCCAACTGATCTTCTTCTCGAAGTAGTCGTCCTCCTTGGGCACGCTCTCGATCTTCCAGGTCCCCCAGTCCTGGTAGGTCTCCTCGCCCACCAGGGTGTGGGTGTCCTCGTTCCAGTGACGACCGCTGACGTCCTCGTAGGCGAAGTCGCTACCGACGAAGCTGCTCTCCTTGTCGTTGGCCGAGATCGGCTTCACCAGATCGAGCGAGGGCAGGTAGATCCAGCGGCTGTCGTCGCCGTCGGGATCCTTCCAGGCCATGAACGTGGTTCGACGCACGTCGTTCGGTTCGAAGAAGTAGACGTAGTAACGCTGCTCGCCGCCGTCCTCCCAGTCGCGACGCAGGATCACGAAGTTCCGCTCACGGGTGCGGCCCCGCTTGTCGGTGATGGTCATGGCCACGCGGGCCGACCCGTCGTCGCCGGGGTAGTACATGTTCAGGTGGGCTTCCTTCATCAGCTCGGTGGCGTCCTGCGCCTGGGCCGGGCCGGTGGTGATCACGAGAGCCACGGTGGCCATCGCGAGGAAGAGGAAACCGAAGAGAGTCTTACTGCGCATCGTCGTTACCTCCTGATCGCAGCGGAGAGATCGGGCTCTGGACCGTCGTTGGTGGCCGCCGAGGGCTTGCTGATCACGTCCCGCGGGAAGAAGCTCAGCACGGCGGGCAGGATCAGGAAGGTCGCACCTCCACTGATCAGCATGATCCCGAAGAAGAAGGCACCCACGGTGACGTAGGGCACCAGACTGGCGAAGAACATCGGCACGAACCCCAGGGCGATGACCACGACGTTGCGCGCCAGGGCCTGGGCCGGTTCGTGGAAGAAAACCTCCATGGTCCGCTGGAAGTCGCGACCGTGACGCACGTGCAGGTCGCGCGTGCGCTGGATGAAGTGGATCGCGAAGTCCACCGACAGACCGAGCGACAGTGAGCTGAGCACCGCCACCGGCATGTCGTAGAAGCGGCCGGACAGACCCACGTAGCCGTAGGTGATGAGGATGGTGGCGGTCAGCGGCACCATGGCCAGCAGGCCCAGGCGCAGCGACCGGAAGAGCAGGACCATCATGACGAGCACGGTCACGTAGGAGCCGGCCAGGGCCTTGCCCATGCCGCTCACCATGAGTTCCTGCCACTTCACGTTGATGTAGCTCAGGCCACCCCAGTCGACCTCGAGGCCCTCGGGCGGCGGGTTCTGGCCGATCCAGTCCTGTGCGGCGTCCACGACGCCCGCCACCTGCTGGTTGTCGCCCTGGCGCATCTGCACCCAGATGTTGATTGCATCGCGATTCGGTGTGATGAACTTGAAGAGGTCGTCGGGCGAACCGCCGCTCATCTCGTACAGGAAGAGGTACTGCGCCAGCTTCTGGCGGTTGTCGCCGAGAGCGTAGCTACCCTCCTCACGCGACAGCAGTTCGTACTGGACCTTCTTGAGGACGTCCACCACGGAGCTCGCCGCGCCGACGTTCTCCTGCTCGATGAGATGGTCCTGTAGACGCTCGGCCCAACGCATCCACTCGGGCTGGAGGAAGGCACCCTCTTCCTCCTCTTCGCCACTCAGCTCGAGGTAGGCGAGGTAGGTCCCCGACAGGTGCTCGTTCATCACGCGATCGGCCACGCGCAGACGGTGGTCCTCCTTGAACCAGTTCACCGGGTTGTCGTTCACGACGATCTGGGTCACACCGAAGATCGACACCCCGATGATCACGACCAGGGTCGCGATGAGAGGAACACGATAGCGGGTCGAGAACCGGTAGATCGTGTGCAGGTGACTCTCGGGTGCTCCGGCGCCTTCGTCGGCCTTGCCGAAGCCCTGGATGACCTCGATCGGCACCAGCTTCACGTAGGCCGGGATGAAGACCATCGACAGCAACCACGCCGCGAAAACACCGAAGGCCACGAAGATTCCGAAGACCTGCACCGGCGGGATCGGGGTCGCGACGAGCGCACCGAAACCGACGACCGTGGTCAGCGACGTGAAGGCCATGGGCATGAAGAGCTCGCCCACGGTGTCCTCGAGCGTACGATCCAGGTCACCGCCGCGGCTGTGGAACTTGGCGTGGATCGAGCTGAGGATGTGGATGCTGTTCAGCACCGCGATCGGAATCAGGAAGATAGGGATCATCGAGCTCATGATGTGCACGGTGTTCCCGGTCGCGATCAGCAGACCCATGGTCCAGATCACGCTGATCATGGCGATGATCATGGGTGCGGCGACGATCCGCGGACTGCGGAAGAAGAACAACAGGAGCAGGAAGATCAACAGGAAGGCCGCCGGGGCGCTCACGGCCATTTGCTCGAACATGGCCGCGCCGAAGGTGTCCTGCGCCACGGGCTGCCCGGCCACGTGGTACTCCTCGCCGAGGTCCTCCTCGAAGCCGGCGATGATCTCCTGGATCTGCGCGTCCACGTCGGCCGCGACGTCCTTGCTCGTCAGGGGCACGAAGATCGCCAGGGCCTTGCCGTCTGCACTGGCCAGCTTGCCGCGCAGGATCGGATTCTGCTCGATCTGGGCCAGGATCCGGTCGGCCTCCTCCTGCGATTCGGGCGGGGACTCCATAAGCGTCTGCACGCGGATGCCGCCACCCGGCTCGGGCATGATGTCGTCGACCTCGCTCGGCGCCAGCACGTCGTCGACGATCACGCCTCCCTCGGTGACGTTCCCGTCCTCGTCGTACTCCGGCTGCATGTCGTACAGAGCCTCGGTGATCTCGTAGGCCCGTTCGAGGATCGCCGGAGTGAAGACGGTCTCGTCGTGCACGATGCCCACCACGAGGAAGTCGTTCAGGCCGAAGGTTTCCTTGATCGCGGTGTGCTCCACGCGCACCGGCTCGTCGGCCGGGAGCATGTTCTCGGGGTCGGTGTCGATGCGGTCGACGATCTTCAGCATCGGCACGATCGCGGCCACGGTCAGCAACGCGATGATCGTCATCACGATCCGCGGATGCTGCACCGAGGGCTTCAGGAAAAGCGACTTCATGTCTGCGGACTCCTCTTCGCGTTCGCGTGCGATCGGGTCGGGTCAGCTGCGCTCGGCTTCGGTGGCGGTGGCGATCTTGTTGGCCGGGTCGAAACGGGCCAGGATCGCCGAGAGCGGGCAGAAGTTGGTGAAGCTGAACTGGAGAAGGTTCAGACCGACGAAGGCGGCGAGCGCCAGCCAGCGGATGTCGACGGTCCAGGCCAGCACGACGGACGTCAGGACGAAGGTCCCCGCCACCCGGCGGATCCAGCGGTCGGTGAAGGTGTTGGAAACGCAGGACTGGCTCACGATTCATCCCTCCTGGGGCTTCCGGGTCCCGATCCGCTCTCTCTCGGCGCGATCGGGAAGCCTTGTCGGCGCCCGGAGTTTGTGCTTACTTGACGATGAAGTTGATCACTGGTCGATTGCATCGACATGGAGTTATATAGCGATGGAGTTCGGGGAACGCAAGGGACCGAAACGACCCCCGGCCAGTGATGGCGGTAACGCTATGGAAGACAAGAGTTTGAGGCTCGTGGCGGAGCGATTCCGGGTGATGGGCGACCCGCTGCGTCTGCGGCTGCTGCACATCATCAAAGAGGGCGAACGCTCCGTGGGATCGCTCGTGGAGACCACCGGCGCCAGCCAGGCGAACGTGAGCAAGCACCTGCAGATCCTGCGTCGGGCAGGTCTGGTCGAGCGGCGGAAGGACGGCCTGATGGCCTACTACAGCATCGCCGACCCCTCGATCTTCCACCTCTGCGACCTCGTGTGCGGACGGCTCACCGAGCAGTTCCAGCAGGACCTGAGCGCGATCGGCCAGCTCCACCCGGAGAGCCCCACGGGTTCGGATGCCCACTGAGCCGCCACCGACCCGCCGAACGGACCGTCGGATCGTCACGGCACAGGCGCTGCTCGGCATTGCGCTCGCCCTGTCCTTCCTGCGTTCCGATGCGGCCTCGGGCCCGCCCTGGACGTGGTTGGCCCTGGTGCTCGCGGGCGTGGCCGCCTGGGTCGGTGTTTCGGCCCTGGTGATCCTTCGACCGGTGTTCCGGATCGCGCCCACGCCGCGCCGTGACGGCGTGCTGGTCACCCACGGCATCTATCGCTGGCTCCGGCATCCCATGTACACCGCCGTGCTCCTCACGCTGGCCGCCGTCGCGCTGTACCGTCCGGGTCCGTGGGTGCTCGCCGTCGCCGGCGTCAATATCGTCTTCTACTTGACCAAATCCCGGTACGAGGAGGGCCTGCTCCGGGCCCACTATCCGGGCTACGAGGATTACCGGCGCCGGACCCTGGGCGTGCTGCCCGGCTGGTAGCGCCGACGGCGCACGCGATCCGAGATCACAGTTTGGGCCATTGTGAGCGGGACCGAAGTGGTCCATGTTCACCATTCGTGATGGCCGTCGTCCGGCGGCGTATCCCCCCGACGCATCGTATCTCCCCCTGCCGAGGAGTCGTCCGCCATGCGCGCTCCGATGCCTTTGATCACCCTCGTGGCCGCCGTCGCACTCGTCGCCGGCTGCGGGAACCAGGAGTCCACCCACGACCAGGCGTCGCAGCAGGCCGCCACCGCGACCCAGCCGGCCGGCGCGATCACCGGCGAAGTGGTCGAGTCCATGAACTCCGGTGGCTATACCTACGCTCGTGTCGAGAGCGACGGGAAGAGCGTCTGGGCCGCGGGCCCGGAGACGACGCTCGACACCGGCACCGAGGTCACCTTCAGCACCAAGATGCCCATGCAGGGCTTCCACAGCGAGACGCTCGACCGCACCTTCGACACCCTGTACTTCGTCGGCGGGTTCGAGGCGCCCGGCGCGGACAGTGGCGACCCCCACGGCGGAATGGGCATGATGCAGGCCATGACCGGCGAGTCGGACGGCTCCCAGCACGGTGCGACGCCCGAGGCCGGAGTGGCGCCGGGTGCCGTGACCAAGGCCGCCGGCGGCCACACCGTGGCCGAGCTCTACGCCGGCTGCGGCGACATGGTCGGCGAATCGGTCACCGTGCGCGGCAAGGTCGTGAAGTTCAACGGCGGGATCATGGGCCGCAACTGGGTCCACGTGCAGGACGGGAGCGGTGACCCCGCCGCGAAGACGCACGACCTGCTGATCACCACCGATGCGGCCTGCGAAGAGGGTGACGTGATCACCGCGACGGGCAAGGTCACCGTCGACAAGGACTTCGGCGCCGGCTACTCGTACGAGCTGCTGCTCGAGGAAGCCTCGATCGAGGTCGAGCCCGCCACCACCACGGGCCGCTGATCCGATCGTCCGGGGAGCCCGTCGTCACGGCGGGCTCCCGGGCCGTCCTTCCGCTCTGCGCCGGGCCCGACCGAGCAGCACCGTCTCGGCCCCACGCCGTGACCGGTCCTCACCGCACCGTCATCAGCGCAGGAGCGCGTTCAGCAGGAGCTTGAACGTCCCATCGGTCTGCGCGCGACGCTGCGGGCTGAAACCGAACAGCACGACACGGCCCTCACCGACCGGGACCTCGAGCAACGCCGGACGACCGGCCAGGTGCTCGGCACCGGTCAGGAAACCGGCCACCCGGACGTCGTCGGCCGCATAGTGCGCCACGACGGCGGTCGGCCGCGGCCAGGCCTGCGGCCGGTAGGCGTAGCCGTTGGCGAAGTACAGGCTCGTCGTCGCCGGCATGCCGGCGGCCAGGGGATGAGCCGTGTCGAGCTCACCGCGCACGAGCGTGCCCGGCGCGTAGAAGTCGTCGCGATCCATGCCGTCGAGCTCCACCCGCACCGGCAGACCGAGCTTCTCGACGACCCACGGAGTCGAGTGGTTCAACGCGATCAGCGTTCCGCCCGCCTCGACGAAGGCTCGCAGAGCCATACCGGCGTCCGTGCCACCCAGGCCACGTCTGTGGCGTTCGGGCCACAGCGCGTCGGCCACCCGCCCCTCCCCGGCACTCTGCCGGCCGTTCTCGAGTTCGCGCGACCGCACCGAGGGAAGGAGCACGACATCGGTCGTCCGGCGCAGCCGCCGCCCGTCGTCGGCACCCCGCAGGTCGGGCTCGCCCGGCCGGATCCTCCGGTACTCCACGCGATGACGATCGAGGACGAGACGGGTCCAACCCTCGTCCTTGTTCCCGCCCCACGGGGCGAACAAGGCCAACCGCGGGGCGGTGACCGGTTCGGGGTCGGCCGCGACCGGCACGTCGACGGGTTCGACGTCGCGCGCAACGCCGTCGAGCGAGCGATCGACGTCCTCGACCAGGTAGTGGAGCCGCCCGTCGTGCTCGAAGCGTTCGACCGTCTTGCCGGCACCCAGCGCGGCGTGGACGAGCGCATGACTGGCCAGATCGGTGGCCGGAACGACGAGGTCTCCGCGCGGAGGTTCGACCCGCTCCACCCGAGCGGGATCGACCGGCGACAGGTCGAGCGCATCGAGCGCGTCGCGGTCGTGCACCTCGAGCACACGCACTCCCAGCAGTTCGCTCAGCCTCCAGGCCGTCACGTCGTAGGGACGGATCACCGACCCATCGGACTGCTCGATCATCGGGTAGTCCGTGTCACCGAGCATCTCCAGCACGAAGGGCCGGAAAGGCTGGTCGGTCCGGATCACCCACGCTCCCGCGTCGACGAGGTGGTCCCCGAACCGGAGGTCGGAGTCGGCGCGGTGCAACTCGACGCCCCCGGAGTGCAGGATCTCCATCATGCGATCGTCGCTGCCACCGTCGACCTGATCGCGGGGCACGACGAAGGCGTACGGGGCCTCGTTCCGTCCCGCTGCGATCGCGTCACGGTTCATGCGCCAGAAGTTGAAGAGGAGGTCTTCCCTGCGGTCGGCAGCCCAGCGCAGGAAACCCCACGTGAGATCGACCTTCAGCGAGACGATGTCGTCGAGACGCCACCACCCGCCGGGCCAGGGCTCGAGGAAGTTCGTACGTCGCTCGTACTCGGGGAGCCCACGCCCCCACGCCTGCACACTTCCGGGCGGGAAGTACAACGGCGTGGCGAGACGGGCGCTCGCCACCTCGCTGAGAATCCCGAGCATGTTGTGCCAGAAGCCGGTCGAACGCACCGATCCCGGCCACTCGGCCGTGAAGATCGTCTGCGTCGCGATGCCGGTCCATCCCTCGGCGGTCAGATCGCTCACGACCTGCTGCCCCGCGGCGGCCAACTGGCTGTAGACCAGCGGATGGACGCTCGGCGACAGGGGATCGTCGAAGGGCGGCAGGAACAGACGCGGCCCTCCGCTTCCCATCTGGTGCTCGTCGACGATCATCTGCGGCAACCAGTCGTGGTAGAGCACCTGCGACCACATCGAGGTCTCGACCAGGTTGTTGAAGAAGCCGTCGCGGTTGTTGTCGTGTCCCGCGTAGGGGTGGTACAGCTCGAGCGGACGCGTCCCCTCGGCCTCGGTGCCCACCGTTTCCATGTACCACTCGTTCACCAGGTCGAGCCCGTCGGGGTTCATGCTGGGCACGATCAGGATCATGAGGTTCTCGCGGATCCGGCGCGTCACGGCGTCGTCGCGGGTCGCCAGCCGATGCACGATCCGCAGTCCGGCCTGACTCGACCCGACCTCCACCGAGTGCACGCCCAGGGAGAAGGCGACGGTCGCCCGTCCGTTCGCCGCCAGCGCGCGGGCTTCGGCCTCGGTGGTCGCGCGGGCATCGTACAGGGCACGATTCTGCGCCCGCACCGCGTCGGTGCTCCGCAGCGCCCCGGCGTCGGCCACCTTCACGAGCAGGAAGGGACGGCCCTCGGTCGACGTGCCGAGTTCCACGACATCGACGCGATCGCTGGTCCGGCCCACCTCTTCGTAGTAGGCGACCATGCGATCCCAGGTGAACAGGTGGCGGTCCTCACCGACCGGGCGCCCGAGGAATTCCTCGGGCGAGGGAACGGAGGCATGGGCGGCGAGGGGGGCGAGCAGACAGAGCGCGGCGGCTGCGAACAGCCGCCGCGAACGGGACGCGAGCATCGAGGCGAGAACCTCCGGACGTCGAGTGCGGGGGTCAGCGGACGAGAACGGCGCGGCGCACCTGGTTCCCGTCGGCAGTGCGCAACCGGAACAGGTAGACTCCGCTCGCAGCGGCACGGCCGCCGTCGTCGGTGCCGTCCCAGACCGGGGCGTGCCGGCCAGCGTCGAGGCGGCCCTCGATCAGCGTGCGCACACGTCGACCACGCACGTCGAGCACCTCGAGCGTCACCGTCCCCGCCCGCGCGAGGTCGAAACGGACCTCGGTACGCGGATTGAACGGCGAGGGCACCGGCGGGTGAAGGGTCGTGGCTGCAACCACGGGAGGAGCACTGGTGGCCCCGCCGGCAACCGTGGCCTGAAGCGTGACCACGAGAGTGGCCCGGGGACTCGCGCCCTGCACGAGGAAATCGTCCTGCGTGGTCAGGGTGACCGTCGCCTCGATCGTGGTGCCCGCGTCGAGACCGTTCAGGTCGACTTCGACACGTCGGTCGAGCGGCGTGTCGCGCACGAAGTAGGCCGCCGGGTCGAGCAGCGAGAAGCGCGCGGCGTCGGTTCCACCGATCTGGGTGCCCGAGACGTACACACCCGCCTGGACGGAGTCGGCTCCGACGTTGGCCACGGTGTAGCTCATCTCCTCCGTCGTGGCCTCGGCGTCGCTCAGGGCGATCGTCGTCGACTCGACCACACTCGTGTCGCCGAGCGACGGGACCGCCGGCCGCACCACCGCGCCCTCGAAGGGAACCAGGACGTCGCTGCGACCCGGATCGTCGGTCGTGAGCTGCAGTCCACCGGTGAAGACGCGCGGCGTCGCCGTGTCGACGGCCACGTTCACGTTGGCGATCTCGCCGGCTTCGAGCTCGCCCGCAGTGTCACCACCCAGGAGGACGCCGGGCTCGGTGGCCACGACCTCGAAGTCGAGCTCGTCGACCGGGGCCAGTGCCGTGTTGCGGAGCTGGAAGGACTCGATCACGGACTCGCCCTCGAGGACCGGCCCGATCGCGAACACCTCGGGCAGGAACTGCAATTGGGCGGGTTCCTGGAGTTCCAGCACGACCGGCAGGTGGTCGCTGGCCGCGAAGAGGTTGTTCGCAAGGTCCTGTCCTACCGCGGCGTTGGTCGGCGCCGCATTGATCGAACTGTTGAAGTGCTGACCGTCCTGGCCGAAGGCATCGTAGGTCCCCGCCAGGAAGTCCCAGCCCTCGGTGTCCTGCAGATCGGCGTCGACCAGGATGAAGTCGAAGCGGCTGTCCATGCCGCCGGTCGCACCACCGTCGGACTGGGTCACGCTGCGCGTCGACTGCGTGTGCACCGCGGCGAAGACCGCGTTGTTGTTCCACGAGCCGGCCTCGTCGATCGGATCGTACAGCTGCGCCGGCTCGATCGGGTTGCCGGTGAGGGCACCCCAGGCGGGCTCGCTCGAGGTGTACAGGTTGAAGTCACCCATGACCATCACGGGCTGTCCCGCGTCCCACCGCAGGATCATGTCGTCGCGGATCGCGCGGGCGGCGATGCGCCGCTGTTCGACGTTGTCCGACCCCTGGCTCGCCTTCAGGTGCGTGGAGTAGATCACGAAGCCCGTCGAGGTGACGGCGGACGTCGCCGACCGCAGCCGCCACCAGTCGGTCTCGCGCGGGAAGGTGTTCACCTCGCCGAACTCGATCTCGACGAACTCGCCCGTCCGGAAGTACAGGGCGTTGTCGCTGTCGTTGCCGTTGGTGAAGGTCGCCTGCGTCCACTGGCCGGGTTCGATCACGTCGAACACGTTGGTCTTCATGGTCGCCGCCCCCGCACTGTTCTGGATCTCCTGCATGACCACGATGTCGGGATCGACGGCCGAGATCACGGCGCGGAGGTCGTCGTCGCGGGAGGGCCCCGAGGCGCCGGGGTAGTTGAGCACGTTCCAGCTCATGATCTTGACCGCCGAGGCCGGTGCGGCCACCAGGAGCAGGGCGACCACCAGCAGGAGGCGAAGAGCGGGAACGTCGACGCGCGAGAGCACACGAGCGGGAGACATGATTTCGTTTCCTCGCGGGGTTCGGGAGCAGGGCACGGATGCTTGATCCACGACGAAGGGGCGGTGACCGTCCTGGTCCCGCCACGGGGAGTCTACCACGGCCGGCGCGGCATCGGGAGAGTCACTCCTCCATCCGATACAGATAGGCGCAGTCCTCCAATCGCGCCCCCTCGGCGTCGGCGACGGCGAAACGG
The genomic region above belongs to Candidatus Krumholzibacteriia bacterium and contains:
- a CDS encoding isoprenylcysteine carboxylmethyltransferase family protein, with product MPTEPPPTRRTDRRIVTAQALLGIALALSFLRSDAASGPPWTWLALVLAGVAAWVGVSALVILRPVFRIAPTPRRDGVLVTHGIYRWLRHPMYTAVLLTLAAVALYRPGPWVLAVAGVNIVFYLTKSRYEEGLLRAHYPGYEDYRRRTLGVLPGW
- a CDS encoding DUF2892 domain-containing protein, with translation MSQSCVSNTFTDRWIRRVAGTFVLTSVVLAWTVDIRWLALAAFVGLNLLQFSFTNFCPLSAILARFDPANKIATATEAERS
- a CDS encoding MMPL family transporter; translation: MKSLFLKPSVQHPRIVMTIIALLTVAAIVPMLKIVDRIDTDPENMLPADEPVRVEHTAIKETFGLNDFLVVGIVHDETVFTPAILERAYEITEALYDMQPEYDEDGNVTEGGVIVDDVLAPSEVDDIMPEPGGGIRVQTLMESPPESQEEADRILAQIEQNPILRGKLASADGKALAIFVPLTSKDVAADVDAQIQEIIAGFEEDLGEEYHVAGQPVAQDTFGAAMFEQMAVSAPAAFLLIFLLLLFFFRSPRIVAAPMIIAMISVIWTMGLLIATGNTVHIMSSMIPIFLIPIAVLNSIHILSSIHAKFHSRGGDLDRTLEDTVGELFMPMAFTSLTTVVGFGALVATPIPPVQVFGIFVAFGVFAAWLLSMVFIPAYVKLVPIEVIQGFGKADEGAGAPESHLHTIYRFSTRYRVPLIATLVVIIGVSIFGVTQIVVNDNPVNWFKEDHRLRVADRVMNEHLSGTYLAYLELSGEEEEEGAFLQPEWMRWAERLQDHLIEQENVGAASSVVDVLKKVQYELLSREEGSYALGDNRQKLAQYLFLYEMSGGSPDDLFKFITPNRDAINIWVQMRQGDNQQVAGVVDAAQDWIGQNPPPEGLEVDWGGLSYINVKWQELMVSGMGKALAGSYVTVLVMMVLLFRSLRLGLLAMVPLTATILITYGYVGLSGRFYDMPVAVLSSLSLGLSVDFAIHFIQRTRDLHVRHGRDFQRTMEVFFHEPAQALARNVVVIALGFVPMFFASLVPYVTVGAFFFGIMLISGGATFLILPAVLSFFPRDVISKPSAATNDGPEPDLSAAIRR
- a CDS encoding OB-fold nucleic acid binding domain-containing protein, giving the protein MRAPMPLITLVAAVALVAGCGNQESTHDQASQQAATATQPAGAITGEVVESMNSGGYTYARVESDGKSVWAAGPETTLDTGTEVTFSTKMPMQGFHSETLDRTFDTLYFVGGFEAPGADSGDPHGGMGMMQAMTGESDGSQHGATPEAGVAPGAVTKAAGGHTVAELYAGCGDMVGESVTVRGKVVKFNGGIMGRNWVHVQDGSGDPAAKTHDLLITTDAACEEGDVITATGKVTVDKDFGAGYSYELLLEEASIEVEPATTTGR
- a CDS encoding metalloregulator ArsR/SmtB family transcription factor, whose translation is MAERFRVMGDPLRLRLLHIIKEGERSVGSLVETTGASQANVSKHLQILRRAGLVERRKDGLMAYYSIADPSIFHLCDLVCGRLTEQFQQDLSAIGQLHPESPTGSDAH
- a CDS encoding outer membrane lipoprotein-sorting protein, which codes for MRSKTLFGFLFLAMATVALVITTGPAQAQDATELMKEAHLNMYYPGDDGSARVAMTITDKRGRTRERNFVILRRDWEDGGEQRYYVYFFEPNDVRRTTFMAWKDPDGDDSRWIYLPSLDLVKPISANDKESSFVGSDFAYEDVSGRHWNEDTHTLVGEETYQDWGTWKIESVPKEDDYFEKKISWIDKESMLVVREEYYDRRGELLKVFEVGEIEVADGYATATVRTMTTPRKDNSTVIEFSEIDYDTGVEEDIFSERYLKSPPRKYIQ